Proteins from a single region of Carassius gibelio isolate Cgi1373 ecotype wild population from Czech Republic chromosome B15, carGib1.2-hapl.c, whole genome shotgun sequence:
- the LOC127972211 gene encoding guanylyl cyclase-activating protein 1 has translation MGAHGSSLDEVLAEDMHHWYNKFMRESPSGLITLFELKTMLQMQGMTEEANSYVDQVFFTFDMDGDGYIDFVEYIAAVSLLLKGEINQKLKWYFKLFDQDGNGKIDRDEMETIFKAIQDITRSYDIPPDDIVSLIYERIDVNNEGELTLEEFITGAKEHPDIMEMLTKMMDLTHVLEIIVNGQKKKGVTASV, from the exons ATGGGTGCCCACGGATCCAGCCTGGATGAAGTCTTGGCTGAGGACATGCACCACTGGTACAACAAGTTCATGAGGGAATCTCCATCAGGTCTCATCACGCTCTTCGAACTCAAGACCATGCTGCAGATGCAGGGGATGACTGAGGAGGCCAACAGCTATGTGGATCAAGTCTTCTTCACCTTTGACATGGATGGG GATGGCTATATAGATTTTGTAGAATACATTGCAGCTGTAAGTCTTCTACTGAAAGGAGAGATAAACCAGAAGCTGAAGTGGTACTTCAAACTCTTTGATCAGGACGGAAACGGCAAGATTGACAGAGATGAAATGGAGACAATATTCAAA GCCATCCAGGACATTACCCGGAGTTATGACATCCCTCCAGACGATATCGTGTCTCTGATCTATGAGAGGATCGATGTCAATAATGAAG GTGAGTTGACGTTGGAGGAGTTCATCACAGGGGCTAAAGAACATCCTGATATCATGGAGATGCTCACCAAGATGATGGACCTCACCCATGTCCTGGAGATCATAGTCAATGGGCAGAAAAAGAAAGGAGTGACTGCCagtgtttga